In a single window of the Nocardioides sp. L-11A genome:
- a CDS encoding Gfo/Idh/MocA family oxidoreductase → MSTASGPDAPAGQGNVCGALIGCGYISPRHIRAWASATNAQLVAVCDTDVDKAAKAAESAGVRHVFTSVDDMLSTLGDDLDFVDVCVPPEYHLEVVEKAGARGVHVLCQKPLATTTADSLRIAEIVAATGIVFAINEMWKWIPAYEHVWKMLRNDVLGDIEFVKFTGHSNLLLPRRAEDRFDAVPDRPSAANRDALMPRFSQMERLIVLEYGVHVLDMLREWFGEPAGLRASLGRSNPALIGDDSAFIELKYDFDAEVLLDWSVPGPETPDNIDGESLIIRASNGLLTVYAGKWVEWHPADGQVERFSFPADTRDSAFARSHQDFADAVIGRTEPASSVTGNLATQGLVMSSYASGGTGDWIENPAAALFRADAAVVGRPSPA, encoded by the coding sequence ATGAGTACGGCCAGCGGCCCTGATGCGCCTGCGGGACAGGGGAACGTGTGCGGCGCGCTCATCGGATGCGGCTATATCTCCCCGCGGCACATCCGCGCGTGGGCAAGTGCCACCAACGCGCAACTCGTCGCGGTGTGCGACACCGACGTCGACAAGGCTGCCAAGGCTGCGGAATCCGCCGGCGTCCGCCACGTATTCACCTCCGTCGACGATATGCTCAGTACGCTGGGCGACGATCTGGACTTCGTGGATGTGTGTGTGCCGCCCGAGTACCACCTCGAGGTGGTTGAGAAAGCCGGCGCGCGGGGAGTGCATGTTCTCTGCCAGAAACCCTTGGCCACCACGACAGCGGACTCGCTGAGGATCGCAGAGATCGTTGCCGCCACGGGAATCGTCTTCGCCATCAACGAGATGTGGAAGTGGATCCCCGCGTACGAGCATGTGTGGAAGATGCTGCGGAACGACGTGCTCGGAGACATCGAGTTCGTCAAGTTCACCGGACATTCCAATCTGCTTCTGCCCCGACGTGCCGAGGATCGCTTCGACGCGGTTCCTGACAGACCGAGCGCCGCGAATCGTGATGCGCTGATGCCCAGGTTCTCGCAGATGGAGCGCCTTATCGTTCTCGAGTACGGCGTTCACGTCTTGGACATGCTGCGGGAGTGGTTCGGCGAGCCTGCGGGACTCAGGGCTTCCCTAGGACGGTCGAACCCCGCTCTCATCGGCGACGACTCGGCGTTCATCGAGCTGAAGTACGACTTCGACGCCGAAGTGCTCCTGGACTGGAGTGTGCCCGGGCCCGAGACCCCGGACAACATCGACGGCGAATCGCTCATCATCCGCGCGAGTAATGGGTTGCTGACGGTGTACGCGGGCAAATGGGTCGAATGGCATCCGGCTGATGGTCAGGTGGAGCGCTTCTCCTTTCCGGCGGACACTCGCGACAGTGCGTTTGCGCGAAGCCACCAAGACTTCGCAGATGCAGTCATCGGGCGCACCGAGCCGGCTTCGTCGGTGACCGGCAACCTCGCGACCCAAGGTCTCGTGATGTCCAGTTACGCAAGCGGCGGAACGGGCGACTGGATCGAGAACCCAGCTGCCGCTCTGTTCCGCGCCGACGCCGCCGTGGTCGGGCGGCCGTCACCTGCGTGA
- a CDS encoding aldolase/citrate lyase family protein, with amino-acid sequence MNRLREKLAAGEVVYSCYGMLVEPVWADLVGAAGFDMLVLDCEEVAGDNYGAGIDHLVRATQAAGISSCVRVVENIPGAINRALNTGTNGIFVPHVRSAAEARSVVEAARYAPVGLRGAAPVVRGAGYGTRDWPDYYADAEDSLVFIMVEDTEGVDNIEEIVKVPGIDGVMVGTWDLAVELGRAQIGPTHPEVSAHVDRVIDATVGAGLAMAAQAWSPEATATYASRGCQLLFVSLDSLFLINGMKSVRSLADDLEGHLEP; translated from the coding sequence ATGAATCGCCTGCGTGAGAAGTTGGCAGCCGGAGAGGTCGTCTATTCCTGCTACGGCATGCTCGTCGAGCCGGTCTGGGCCGACCTCGTGGGTGCCGCTGGTTTCGACATGCTCGTGCTGGATTGTGAGGAGGTGGCCGGCGACAACTATGGAGCGGGAATCGACCATCTCGTCAGGGCGACCCAGGCGGCCGGAATCTCGAGTTGCGTTCGTGTGGTGGAGAACATCCCGGGAGCGATCAACCGGGCGCTCAACACAGGAACCAATGGCATCTTCGTACCCCACGTTCGGTCAGCGGCCGAAGCGCGCTCGGTGGTCGAGGCGGCGCGCTACGCACCGGTCGGACTCCGGGGCGCGGCGCCGGTCGTCAGGGGAGCGGGCTACGGAACCCGAGACTGGCCGGACTACTACGCCGATGCGGAGGACTCCCTCGTCTTCATCATGGTGGAGGACACGGAGGGCGTCGACAACATCGAAGAGATCGTCAAAGTTCCAGGGATCGACGGTGTCATGGTGGGCACGTGGGATCTGGCGGTCGAGCTCGGCCGCGCGCAGATCGGACCGACGCACCCTGAGGTGAGCGCGCATGTCGATCGCGTCATCGACGCCACGGTGGGAGCCGGGTTGGCGATGGCGGCGCAGGCATGGTCGCCCGAAGCCACGGCGACGTATGCGTCCCGCGGTTGTCAGCTGTTGTTCGTCAGCCTGGACTCGCTGTTCCTGATCAACGGGATGAAATCTGTGCGGAGCCTTGCCGACGACCTGGAAGGTCACCTGGAGCCATGA
- a CDS encoding aldolase/citrate lyase family protein yields the protein MTVRLEDITGKQITCALSITSGSPISVEIAASLGFRALVIDAEHGPVSPYSHEMASMVRAADITGTPVFARLPEATPGCINRTLNDGVSGVIVPRVTTAADAQAAADASRYPAVGKRGAAPVVRAAGYGVRDWNAYKAESTDRRMVLCLLGSETATTNAEEILSVSGIDGVVLDIATLAREKGKASGAVGELIHAGRVASLAGSSGMTCGAIVQCEADAREWKSAGCNLIIVESDTSVALRAMTDALATLKGGVGA from the coding sequence ATGACAGTTCGTCTCGAAGACATAACCGGCAAACAGATCACGTGTGCGTTGTCGATAACTTCTGGCAGCCCGATCTCGGTGGAGATCGCGGCGAGTCTCGGATTCCGGGCACTCGTCATCGATGCGGAACACGGACCGGTGAGCCCATACTCACACGAGATGGCCAGCATGGTTCGGGCCGCTGACATAACGGGGACACCGGTTTTCGCGCGTCTGCCCGAAGCGACTCCGGGATGCATCAACAGGACTCTCAATGACGGCGTGTCGGGTGTGATCGTCCCGCGCGTCACGACGGCGGCCGATGCGCAGGCGGCGGCGGACGCGTCGCGCTACCCGGCTGTCGGCAAGCGCGGTGCGGCACCGGTCGTCCGCGCCGCGGGGTACGGCGTGCGCGACTGGAATGCGTACAAGGCCGAATCCACGGATCGTCGTATGGTTCTGTGTCTGCTGGGCAGCGAAACCGCCACGACCAATGCCGAGGAAATTCTCTCGGTGTCTGGCATCGATGGTGTCGTCTTGGACATCGCCACACTCGCTCGGGAGAAGGGCAAGGCGTCGGGAGCGGTGGGCGAATTGATCCATGCGGGCCGAGTTGCGAGCCTGGCGGGCTCTTCGGGCATGACATGCGGTGCGATCGTCCAGTGCGAGGCCGATGCCCGCGAATGGAAATCTGCGGGCTGCAATCTCATCATCGTGGAGAGCGACACCAGTGTTGCGCTTCGTGCGATGACGGATGCCCTGGCGACGTTGAAAGGAGGAGTGGGCGCATGA
- a CDS encoding cytochrome P450 codes for MSNLVLNDVPTVDFDLFSRDFVNDPYPTLEKIRSAGRIVRHEGMGHYLLTGYRDCARAMGQGDLFRADVENIGMLFGGPPFAGMEGQKHNEFKSIWARDLRRKSILDHVEVIADIVRKATAETIERARAGEVVDAVAGFTRNIPTIVIAHMMDLPSERVAEFIEWTDTMGGIMEGRDDPSPRGRELVANGVAATGQMNDFVSTIIEDRKLHRGEDLVSRLVHTDVPIAESEMVSASTQLVFAGNETTSKLMGLSLIALAKHPKQREELRRDRSLMPQAIEEIHRWTSVKNWSVRFLKQDAEIGGVELPAGTSLMAMQAAANRDPERWENPQVLDIHRPTRAHLGFGTGPHTCMGLNLARLEVATVLNTLLDTIPDWEVSKVDFGLGPMIRGPIEIGLSSPSARN; via the coding sequence GTGAGCAATCTTGTTTTGAATGACGTCCCTACTGTCGACTTCGACCTCTTCAGTCGCGACTTCGTGAACGACCCGTACCCGACCCTGGAGAAGATCCGATCGGCTGGCCGGATCGTCCGGCACGAGGGTATGGGGCACTACCTCCTGACCGGATACCGGGATTGCGCCCGTGCCATGGGTCAAGGCGATCTGTTCAGGGCCGATGTAGAGAATATCGGTATGCTCTTCGGTGGTCCGCCCTTTGCGGGCATGGAGGGTCAGAAGCACAACGAGTTCAAGAGCATCTGGGCGCGCGACCTCCGCCGCAAGAGCATCCTCGACCACGTCGAGGTCATCGCCGATATCGTGCGGAAGGCGACTGCGGAGACGATCGAACGTGCTCGTGCCGGCGAAGTCGTCGACGCAGTGGCCGGATTCACGCGCAATATCCCGACGATCGTCATCGCGCACATGATGGACCTCCCCTCGGAACGGGTCGCTGAGTTCATCGAGTGGACGGACACCATGGGTGGCATCATGGAAGGTCGCGACGACCCTTCTCCGCGAGGACGGGAACTCGTCGCCAACGGCGTCGCAGCGACCGGCCAGATGAACGACTTCGTCAGCACGATCATCGAGGACCGCAAGCTGCACCGTGGTGAGGACCTCGTCAGTCGCCTCGTTCACACCGACGTGCCCATCGCGGAGTCGGAGATGGTCTCTGCCAGTACGCAGCTCGTCTTCGCCGGCAACGAGACCACATCCAAGCTGATGGGCCTGAGCCTGATCGCTCTGGCCAAGCATCCGAAGCAGCGAGAGGAGCTTCGCCGGGACCGGAGCCTCATGCCCCAGGCGATCGAGGAGATCCACCGGTGGACGAGCGTCAAGAACTGGAGCGTTCGCTTCCTGAAGCAGGACGCCGAGATCGGAGGCGTGGAGCTCCCGGCCGGTACGTCCCTCATGGCGATGCAGGCAGCGGCCAACCGCGATCCGGAGCGGTGGGAGAATCCTCAGGTCCTCGACATTCATCGGCCGACTCGAGCACATCTCGGATTCGGCACCGGCCCCCACACCTGCATGGGCCTGAACCTTGCACGACTCGAAGTGGCAACTGTTCTGAACACGTTGCTCGACACGATCCCGGACTGGGAGGTCAGCAAGGTCGATTTCGGGTTGGGACCGATGATCCGCGGACCGATCGAGATCGGGCTCTCATCGCCTTCTGCGCGCAACTGA
- a CDS encoding ABC transporter substrate-binding protein, translated as MSGGLLWVAALVVAGCSGGAAGDEGELKIGHLAHLTGTDAGAYGLPFQKGLDMGVAAVNDSGVLGDVKLVVDTQDVGSEVSSAVTQYNQFVQDDITLLVSPSSTPIRMALGPFLKRDGAMLMSSTVGSESAEKVPGVFTTNDGSTPDKNFGRLIGTSPEMRRAVVVVDGDNPAFASLAASFKDGYTDAGGQVVDEITIAAGDSDFAPVITKMRARNPDVVMFSTLSETAGNMMIQMDRAGGFDDTQYAGATSWQRQVFETAGPAAVGAQYAVYWAPNPDGDFEKAFTKKYGETPTAFAANGYQTAWVIAAAADLAQQNGDDLTGASLEKYMPEVAGSAILVDNSIYPNWKLRDNNTVSFEGGAVEFSEDGSPVPVHR; from the coding sequence ATGTCCGGCGGCCTGCTGTGGGTGGCGGCGCTGGTGGTTGCGGGATGCAGTGGGGGAGCGGCGGGTGACGAGGGCGAGTTGAAGATCGGCCACCTCGCCCACCTCACCGGAACAGATGCCGGAGCCTACGGGCTGCCGTTCCAGAAGGGTCTCGACATGGGAGTCGCGGCGGTGAACGACAGTGGTGTACTGGGGGATGTCAAGCTTGTCGTCGACACCCAGGACGTCGGCTCGGAGGTTTCCTCCGCCGTTACCCAGTACAACCAGTTCGTCCAAGACGACATCACGCTACTTGTCAGCCCCAGTTCGACACCGATCCGCATGGCACTCGGACCTTTCCTGAAGAGGGACGGTGCCATGTTGATGAGCTCGACCGTTGGTAGCGAGAGCGCCGAGAAGGTCCCTGGTGTGTTCACGACCAACGACGGCAGCACACCGGACAAGAACTTCGGACGGCTCATCGGAACGAGTCCGGAAATGAGAAGGGCCGTCGTCGTCGTCGACGGCGACAATCCTGCCTTCGCATCCTTGGCAGCGTCCTTCAAGGACGGCTACACGGACGCCGGAGGTCAGGTCGTTGACGAAATCACCATCGCTGCTGGGGACTCCGACTTCGCTCCCGTCATCACGAAGATGAGGGCCCGCAATCCAGATGTTGTCATGTTCTCCACTCTGTCGGAAACCGCTGGCAACATGATGATCCAGATGGATCGGGCCGGTGGATTCGACGACACGCAGTATGCGGGCGCCACGTCTTGGCAGCGGCAAGTCTTCGAGACGGCCGGTCCGGCGGCCGTGGGTGCGCAGTACGCGGTCTATTGGGCGCCCAATCCTGATGGAGATTTCGAGAAGGCATTCACAAAGAAGTATGGTGAGACCCCCACGGCATTCGCCGCGAACGGATATCAGACCGCATGGGTGATCGCTGCAGCCGCTGACCTGGCCCAACAGAACGGCGATGATCTCACGGGCGCCTCGCTCGAGAAGTACATGCCCGAAGTGGCCGGCAGTGCGATTCTCGTCGACAACAGCATCTACCCGAACTGGAAGCTGCGTGACAACAACACCGTCAGTTTCGAGGGCGGCGCGGTCGAGTTCTCCGAGGACGGGTCTCCCGTCCCCGTCCATAGGTGA
- a CDS encoding FAD-dependent oxidoreductase, producing the protein MSSMGTVSAEPEAVVIVGASAAGTATASKLRRLGYAGRLTIIGDEVVPYDRPPLSKQFLAGQWAEDKLRLMSPDQLESLDARLLLGTRAVGLDSGRRTITDDAGRTHPFDAAVIATGVRPRMLDALSAGRPHVLRTVSDATALRARLRPGTRLAVVGGGFLGLETAATALELGVDVVVVEPSTLPLSDRLGRTASARLVDLHRSRGTDFRLGVSVAGSSRDEQGVWTLELTDHSTVTAEDVLVAAGSVPQTDWLAGSGLDISSGVRCDAMCRAAPHVWAVGDIARWWDDRHQAHIRLEHRTNAIEQADVVAKGILGVRREAYRPVPFFWTDHFDARIQLAGTYSADLTETLIEIDSARESTITLFQRDDRLAAVLGWNAPREIQKYRRQLLLEQADRSKAGV; encoded by the coding sequence ATGAGCTCGATGGGGACGGTCTCTGCTGAGCCGGAGGCCGTCGTCATCGTCGGTGCCTCGGCAGCCGGGACGGCGACGGCGTCGAAGCTGCGCAGGCTGGGCTACGCCGGCCGCCTGACCATCATCGGCGACGAGGTGGTCCCGTACGACCGTCCACCGCTGTCCAAGCAGTTCCTCGCAGGACAGTGGGCCGAGGACAAGCTCAGGTTGATGAGCCCCGATCAGCTCGAGAGCCTCGATGCTCGATTGCTCCTGGGGACCAGGGCCGTCGGCCTGGACTCCGGTCGCCGGACGATCACCGACGACGCGGGGCGCACCCATCCGTTCGACGCAGCTGTCATCGCCACCGGCGTGCGCCCGCGGATGCTGGACGCGCTGTCAGCCGGCCGGCCGCACGTGCTTCGGACAGTTTCGGATGCCACGGCGCTGCGCGCGCGGTTGCGGCCGGGGACGCGGTTGGCAGTGGTCGGAGGAGGGTTCCTGGGCTTGGAGACCGCGGCGACCGCGCTGGAGTTGGGCGTGGACGTCGTGGTCGTCGAGCCGAGTACCCTCCCCTTGTCCGACCGGCTGGGCCGGACGGCGTCCGCGCGACTGGTCGACCTGCACCGCTCTCGTGGAACCGATTTCCGTCTCGGAGTCTCGGTGGCCGGCTCGTCCAGGGACGAGCAGGGAGTCTGGACGCTGGAGCTGACGGACCATTCGACGGTCACCGCAGAGGACGTGCTCGTGGCGGCGGGTTCGGTTCCGCAGACCGACTGGCTGGCCGGTAGCGGCCTGGACATCAGTAGCGGCGTCAGGTGCGATGCGATGTGTCGAGCTGCGCCGCACGTGTGGGCTGTCGGCGACATTGCGCGCTGGTGGGACGACCGGCATCAAGCCCATATCCGACTGGAACATCGGACCAACGCCATCGAGCAGGCCGATGTCGTGGCGAAGGGGATCTTGGGGGTGCGTCGAGAGGCGTACCGGCCGGTGCCGTTCTTCTGGACTGATCACTTCGATGCCCGCATCCAGCTTGCAGGAACCTACTCCGCCGACCTGACCGAGACGCTGATCGAGATCGACAGTGCGAGGGAGTCCACCATCACGCTCTTCCAGCGTGACGATCGGTTGGCCGCCGTGCTCGGATGGAATGCGCCGAGGGAGATCCAGAAGTACCGACGTCAACTGCTGCTCGAGCAAGCGGACAGGAGCAAGGCAGGTGTATGA
- a CDS encoding ferredoxin: MLVSVELEKCTACGVCVLECPEVFDQDEEGIVVLLDSTPPDERAAAVEDAAEGCPSAVIKVSA, encoded by the coding sequence ATGTTGGTCTCCGTTGAGCTGGAGAAGTGCACCGCATGCGGTGTGTGCGTCCTTGAGTGCCCCGAGGTCTTCGACCAGGACGAAGAAGGCATCGTGGTGCTCCTCGACAGCACCCCGCCCGACGAGCGGGCGGCGGCGGTCGAGGATGCCGCTGAAGGCTGCCCATCGGCGGTCATCAAGGTCAGTGCGTAA
- a CDS encoding cytochrome P450 → MSNTLIESPVPTVDLDFYDPDFVNDPYPALEAVRAAGPIVRHAKLGHYLITSYRDCARAMGQGRLFTSDHKQIGTLFGGPPFTALEGKRHADVRGIWARDFRRKNIDEISGMIAGIVAETTRDAIDRMRDGEVVDIVPAVTRPIPTLVIATLMGIPTENFAEFIRWTDNMTGIMEGRDDPTPRGRRLVEVGIESTELMNAFVATIIEERRREPGQTDLVSKMVESDVPMTEAELISWNTQLIFAGNETTSKLMGSCLAVLAQHPEQRAQLREDRTLIAQAIEEVHRYNSVKMWNMRFVRDEDVELAGHVVPAGASVMALQGLGNRDPERWENPDVFDIHRPVQAHLGFGIGSHVCLGNNLARFEIETVLNRFLDEVPDWELSEVDYGLNAMIRGPVKMDVFAGR, encoded by the coding sequence GTGTCGAACACATTGATCGAGAGCCCCGTCCCAACTGTCGATCTCGACTTCTATGATCCGGACTTTGTGAACGACCCGTACCCGGCTCTCGAGGCTGTCCGGGCGGCTGGTCCCATCGTGCGGCACGCGAAGCTGGGCCACTACCTCATCACCAGCTACCGCGACTGCGCTCGGGCGATGGGGCAGGGGCGGCTGTTCACGTCGGACCACAAGCAGATCGGCACGCTGTTCGGCGGCCCGCCCTTCACCGCCCTGGAGGGCAAGCGTCACGCGGACGTGCGAGGCATCTGGGCCCGCGATTTCCGACGCAAGAACATCGACGAGATCTCGGGCATGATCGCCGGAATCGTCGCGGAGACGACCCGCGACGCCATCGACCGGATGCGCGACGGCGAGGTCGTCGACATCGTCCCGGCTGTGACGCGTCCGATCCCCACACTCGTGATTGCCACCCTGATGGGGATTCCGACGGAGAACTTCGCTGAGTTCATTCGATGGACCGACAACATGACCGGCATCATGGAGGGGCGCGACGACCCCACGCCTCGAGGAAGGCGGCTCGTCGAAGTGGGGATCGAGAGCACCGAGCTCATGAATGCCTTCGTCGCGACGATCATCGAGGAGCGGCGCAGGGAGCCCGGCCAGACCGACCTGGTGAGCAAGATGGTCGAGTCCGACGTGCCGATGACCGAGGCCGAGCTGATCTCCTGGAACACCCAGCTGATCTTCGCCGGCAACGAGACCACCTCGAAGCTCATGGGCAGCTGTCTCGCGGTCCTCGCCCAGCACCCTGAGCAGCGGGCCCAACTGCGCGAGGATCGCACGCTGATCGCCCAGGCCATCGAAGAAGTGCATCGCTACAACAGCGTCAAGATGTGGAACATGCGCTTCGTCCGGGACGAGGACGTCGAGCTGGCGGGCCATGTCGTGCCGGCGGGCGCGTCGGTCATGGCCCTGCAGGGGCTCGGAAATCGCGATCCCGAGCGCTGGGAGAACCCCGACGTATTCGACATTCACCGACCGGTCCAGGCCCACCTCGGATTCGGCATCGGCTCGCACGTCTGCCTGGGCAACAATCTTGCCCGATTCGAGATCGAGACGGTCCTCAATCGCTTCCTGGACGAGGTTCCCGACTGGGAGCTGAGCGAGGTCGACTACGGACTGAACGCGATGATTCGTGGCCCCGTGAAGATGGATGTCTTCGCCGGCCGCTGA
- a CDS encoding MFS transporter, producing MLVAASNAVNPLLPTYREALGLTPLVISMTFTLYVAALVVTLFAMARPQAVRRAGAVLLTSLFLIVGSDLLLADAQEWSILVGRVIGGAAGGLGTGAASALMVAAVGAKGRAITATGNTAGAIAGAAGSQLLVSLLSVGAAPRAVFFGHSGVAVLLIVGLTVVLGLRREDNRSALAATPASAPSARAGCATLRLFVPGIIVWTCVSLAGVFSATLFDELDMQVARAIGPVVLPCATAAVQLGAPAVLRLAPRSSGMLATAGGIVVILVGAWFRSDVLSIIGFVALGAGVGTGYRTALVVLTKGSRAARQGALASLYAAACYSIAAAVVTAVGVVGNQTGLVAAVCGTLALFGALALSVSAWVPRVSDAQDALTVYPRGVHAHNEDMSNWGHRQ from the coding sequence ATGCTTGTGGCCGCCTCCAATGCCGTGAACCCGCTGTTGCCGACCTATCGCGAGGCACTCGGTCTCACCCCCCTCGTCATCTCGATGACCTTCACGCTGTACGTCGCGGCGCTCGTCGTCACGCTGTTCGCCATGGCCCGCCCGCAAGCTGTCCGTCGTGCCGGTGCGGTGTTGCTGACCAGCTTGTTCCTGATCGTCGGGTCAGACCTTCTCCTGGCCGATGCCCAGGAGTGGTCGATCCTCGTCGGCCGGGTCATCGGCGGCGCTGCGGGAGGCCTCGGCACCGGGGCAGCATCCGCCCTCATGGTTGCCGCGGTCGGAGCCAAGGGTCGAGCCATCACAGCAACGGGCAACACCGCCGGTGCCATTGCCGGGGCCGCCGGCTCCCAGTTGCTCGTCAGTCTCCTGTCGGTCGGTGCAGCACCTCGCGCGGTGTTCTTCGGCCACAGCGGCGTCGCCGTACTGCTGATCGTGGGACTGACCGTCGTCCTCGGTCTTCGACGCGAGGACAACCGCTCCGCCTTGGCGGCGACCCCTGCTTCCGCACCGTCCGCGCGAGCCGGTTGTGCCACCCTGCGCTTGTTCGTCCCGGGCATCATCGTCTGGACCTGTGTCAGCCTCGCTGGTGTCTTCAGCGCCACGTTGTTCGACGAGCTCGACATGCAGGTTGCTCGGGCGATCGGCCCGGTGGTCCTGCCCTGCGCCACCGCCGCCGTCCAGCTCGGAGCCCCCGCGGTACTGCGACTCGCGCCGCGTTCGAGCGGGATGCTGGCCACGGCCGGCGGAATCGTGGTCATTCTCGTCGGCGCCTGGTTCCGGTCGGACGTTCTCTCGATTATCGGGTTCGTTGCTCTCGGGGCAGGGGTGGGCACCGGCTACCGGACCGCTCTCGTCGTCTTGACCAAGGGCTCGAGAGCCGCCCGACAGGGGGCACTCGCCTCGTTGTACGCGGCAGCCTGCTACTCGATCGCCGCGGCCGTGGTCACAGCTGTGGGCGTGGTGGGCAACCAGACCGGACTGGTCGCGGCCGTCTGCGGAACTCTCGCCCTTTTCGGGGCGCTGGCGCTCAGCGTCTCGGCATGGGTCCCCCGGGTGAGCGACGCACAGGACGCCCTGACGGTGTATCCGAGAGGTGTGCACGCACACAACGAAGACATGTCGAATTGGGGCCACAGGCAATGA
- a CDS encoding SDR family NAD(P)-dependent oxidoreductase: MLKNKVVVVTGAARGLGEGVARTCHSMGARVILTDLSLDDAVATAGSIGPDVTPRRLDVTDAASWRELEEWLGSHIGSPDVLVNNAGLLVLGAVDSISADALRRMNEVNVIGPLLGIQMFVRMNQAEPEPRPGSIINISSVRGLAGGHSFAGYCASKFGVRGLTKAAAVELGTLGIRVNSVCPGPIETPMSKANPDFKDLDWNAYLANLPLGHIGQPHDIGHAVAWLGSDRSAFVTGIDLPVDGGLTSTTFNVTSKDAPGAIQSGDEAHRDLDAASVT, from the coding sequence GTGCTGAAGAACAAAGTCGTTGTCGTGACCGGCGCTGCGCGTGGCCTCGGAGAGGGCGTCGCGAGGACCTGTCATTCGATGGGTGCCCGTGTCATTCTCACCGACCTCTCTCTGGACGATGCGGTGGCGACCGCCGGGTCCATCGGGCCCGACGTCACGCCGCGCCGCCTGGACGTCACTGATGCGGCATCGTGGCGGGAACTCGAGGAATGGTTGGGCTCTCACATCGGCAGCCCCGATGTGCTCGTCAACAACGCGGGCCTGCTGGTTCTGGGCGCCGTCGACTCCATCTCGGCTGATGCACTGCGACGGATGAACGAGGTGAACGTCATCGGTCCGTTGCTCGGCATCCAGATGTTCGTGCGGATGAATCAAGCCGAGCCGGAGCCCCGGCCGGGATCGATCATCAACATCTCATCGGTCCGAGGGCTTGCCGGCGGCCACTCCTTCGCCGGGTACTGCGCCTCGAAGTTCGGCGTCCGGGGCCTGACCAAGGCCGCGGCCGTCGAGTTGGGGACGCTCGGTATCCGCGTGAACTCGGTGTGTCCGGGACCGATCGAGACACCGATGAGCAAGGCGAACCCCGACTTCAAGGACCTTGACTGGAACGCATATCTGGCGAACCTTCCACTCGGTCACATCGGCCAGCCGCACGACATCGGCCACGCGGTGGCTTGGCTGGGATCGGACCGCAGCGCATTCGTCACTGGCATCGACCTGCCGGTCGACGGCGGGCTCACGTCGACGACCTTCAATGTCACCTCGAAGGACGCACCCGGCGCGATCCAGTCCGGCGACGAGGCCCACCGGGACCTGGATGCAGCCAGCGTGACGTGA